In Euphorbia lathyris chromosome 10, ddEupLath1.1, whole genome shotgun sequence, the DNA window ATTTTCAGCTTAATTGCTTGGAAAAATTGACAGGACTGACTGAAATAAATGTACCCACCATCCTCAACCCGCTGTCCTCCCTGTCTGTTGGGGTTGTAGGTAGCTTAATCGTCAAGCCATCGTCTTCCTCTTCAGTAAATGAAAGATTGGTGGATTTTTCATTCATCCTGATTGCCAGATTCTTGCAATCAGATTCTTTCTTATTCCCCCAAAATCCCCAATTCCCTCCATTCTTTCTGTTCCAAACACCAGCACAGACCTCTCCGGCAGCCGCTCCACTCTGATATGGTTTTCCCTCTAGTCTTCTTCAAAATCGCAGAACCACCTGCTTCTTTCTCCCAACAATACCCTTTCTCACCAAAGCACTAGCCTTGCGATTTGTAGGAAGAGCTGCAACCTTTTTTCACCGCAGCCTTTCTCCCAGCAGATCGTAGAACTCATGATTCAGTAACTTAGGAAGAAAACACCCTCACCAAAACGACTATCGAAGCAAAAGCCAAATCAATACACGCAGTATAACCCTCTCACAGAAACGGAGAGACTACTCCCATAGTCACCGGCAGTCGGACCCTCACCGCGAGATATGAAGGATTCTGCCGTCAATCGCTTGGAGAGACTAGGTTTTCTTTATCgcaatattttcttttttcctaacaatattttttactattcagttgtttttttttatttcataaagtATATCTGGTTAATATTGAGTAATAACCTGCTAATAGTtgtttttgaataaaaataagtgaatttctttttttttttgagggaaAAGTGAATTTCTTTTAGCTATCATAAATAAACAACTAACAATAACTATATGAACCTCTAAATCTTTAATTggattttatcattttttttttagtgatgaattgaattattttttttctttgaaaaatagTGAAATTGGCTAATAGTATGAAGATAAAATTAAGCTATTCTTGTTTTTACAATGATGGTAAAATTGAACAactgattaataataatatttttttaagaaatcaataataataatcttaagAGCCAAATTAATCCCCCATCTCactctctaaaaaaaataaaaataaaaatagaaaaagacaaGTAAAACTAAAACTGAAACAATATATGGGCTTGAACTAGAGTGTTGGACAATGACACAATTACATGTTTCATTGTTGGAGATTAGGGTTTTACTTAGTTCAATTATACAATTCACCGTATCCTTTTTGCTACTAAGATCAGTCGATCCTTTTTGCTACAGCTGTGGAAAATTTAGTTTAGCAGGAACTAGGGTGAGGCAGAGGGGTTCAAAATGGCTTTTAGAGGGAGGGAAATTATGAACAAGGTACTGAAAAAGGTAGGAGAGAAAAATTTGGCACCGGGAGTTAAGGAATCGCTCAAGAAATGCATACCCGATAAAAAGATCATTATGGGCAGAGCCAATCGTGGCTTGTATGCTGGTCGCCACATCCAGTTCGGCAATCGTGTCAGTGAAGACGGCGGTAACAAGTTTGTACTCTCCTTcccttcttttcattttttggtgGGTTTGGATTATGTCTCGGTATGTGATGAGTGGTGAACAATTTTGGgcaattttttgtgtttttattactATTAGCCGTGTTGGTGCGATCTACAATCTTGTTATTGATCTCCTGGAAATGGTGTGGCTTCCGAACACATTAGTCTGTTGATGTTAATATTATCGCCTTCTCCTTGCTCTGAAAGTGTTAGAGAATGTTGTAAATGAAGGATAGATGTGTATTGGGTTTTGGATCAATAGAGTTAGACAATCGGTAAATATGAACAACTTAGGTTTGCATATGCCTGATTTCAGACATTAACTAGTTGGAAAGCTGCTGCGGCCACTAGCAAGCATATCTATGTAATGTATGTAACTGGAAATGTCTGCATCAGAATGAGTCAAGAAAACTTTTTGAATCTTGTGTTTTTCCTTCTTACGCTGAagaatttttgcaattaaactctTATTGAAATGCTTGATTCACTTTAATCATTAGGTGACAATGTAGCATTCTTCTGCAAGTCGCCAATTCCCTTTGTTGCTTTCAGAATTTCACTATTGAATATGTAACTTAGATTCTTCTCAAATTAAAACTTCTGTTTGATCTTGAAGAGATGGATTTTTTTTCCACATTGAACACCATATGTTATCCAAAAAGATTTACTAGCTGAGTTTGGTATGCCTGTCAATGCCATGATTTTCAGTTCTGCTCCAGTTGGAAGTGATTTATAAAATTCATCACATAATCTTGAGTGTGTCTCTTTTGAAGTTTACTTCTACAACTTTCTGGACTTTGATGCTCAGTTTTTCTTTAACATAAATACATATGTTGTTTTGTTTGTGGATTTCTGTTTAGGAGTAATTGATGGTGCTGAAGTGCACTTTTCATGTTGGTAATTGTGACGACAGGACCAGGAGGAATTGGAAGCCAAATGTTCAGGAGAAGAGACTATTCAGTTACATCCTAGACCGACATATTAAAATTCAAGTCACAACTCATGCCCTTCGTTGCATAGACAAAGTAGGAGGGATTGACGAGTACCTGCTAAAGACTCCTTACCAAAAAATGAACTCAGAAACGGGCCTCTTTTGGAAAGCTAAGATTGAAAAGCTGTATGAAGAAATTGGGAAGAGGGATGTAGTCTTCTTTTTGGCAGAAGATGAAGCCAAACTTGAAGAGGGTTTCAAAGATTTGAAACTGTCTGAAAGGGAGGCTCGTAAGGAATTCAGAAAACAGTTGAATGCTGATCGGACCAAACAGAAGCAAACCGAGGAAGGTAGAAGCTGGACTAGTTTCACCTTATCAAGCACCGAAGACTATCCAGGTAAGATTGTGGCTAACTATTGAGTTTTAATCTTGTTATTAGCCTCAGAAAATTATGTTGCCCAGTTTAAAAGTCCCAATCGTCTCACCTTCTGTGATGTTCCACCATTTGAATCTTGTGGATGAAGGTGCAATGGTTGGAACAtttaaatgagttttttttttttgtctacaGATCTTTGCAATATTAGAAATAATAACTATATTGGTCCTTTTTAAGTGTTCTTTTGAAAATTGTAATCTCTCTACATTGTTTCCAAAGGTTTGCATTGTTTGGTTCTACTGATCTCTAGGGTGGCATCAGGACAGGGATTTCCTGTTTCCTGCAGGGATCCGATCCATCGGGGATTAGGAATTCCCGAAATGGTTGCCTGTGGGGACGGAAACGGGGACATTTTGTCCCCGACGCCAAAATGGGATGAGGTTCctgaatatttttaatatataccCTTATTTTCAATGGAGATAGAATGTTAAATGTTTGAAATTGTGGTTGAATATGTATTTATAGTATACGTAGAAGTAGTGGTAGATTTAAGAATGGTTAAAATTTCATTTCTTGTAAGTTTACCATCGACAAGTGATGATATCATGTTTAGGTGTTTTGTTATATGTTGGTAAAGATGTCAAGAATCTGTTAAAATAACCTAATGATATTAATTTGATGATCATGTTTCTCTTTTTATATTCAAGTACATAAATGCTGGATCATGTTGCACtcctttttgtttgtttttttatactCAACTTTTGTTATGACTTATCACGAATGATTGGTCAAAATGGCTCCTAATGTTGACAGACAGTTATTTTAGCCCAAAAGCAATCAATTTTAATACCTAAAAGTTTGTCAAATTTTGGTTAATTTGTCAAGTTTTGCCAACATCGGAAATGATACTGATCCCTGCATGTCAACTTCTGAGGCCATTTTGAGTGTTATCACACATCTAAAGTTGGtaattagagcatctccaatggaGTACGATGAACCACTCGTTATACTCCTTTATTAAACTCTTTTCCATTGGAGTTAGTTTAATATATTGAGCATTTATCAACCACTCAATAGATTTTGAGCTTTTGACTATTtttatgatatatttttaatttttaaaataatatgataGGGTCTAATTAATGTTGGATCCCTTGTGATTGGTGGATCCTTTATGATTGAATGGGTATAGAGTTTAACCATTTGAGTTAGAGTGCAAGTTATGGTtagtttgtttttgacaaagtaattattactttgtgtgttttcaccattggattaattttataccttttaatccaatggtaattaatttattggtgaaaacacacaaagtaaaacaaagtaaccataatccaatggtgaaaatacgCAAAGTAATggttattttgtaaaaaaacataAGTAACCATAGTCTTTACCAAATAACATATATGCTCCTTACATAGCATCGATATATCATATATGTCGTTATGCTCCATCAACCATTTGAAACGTATAAgcttaaattattaaaaatcacTAAAACTGTATAAGCCACCAAATATGTAAAAGTAATTCTAAGTAACAATTTTAATATCACAGTCAaattaacccttgaacaaaaaaaaaaaaaaaaaaattgtacgttagtacaaataaaaaaactaaccaCTTCAAAAACTTCCTTCGCCATTTTAAATCAAAGAGCATTGCCAGCACAAAAGAAAACAATCGAGAATCGCTCAATCCTCTAAAATCAACATGGTCTGGGCAAACAGAATACTAACAGATAACCAATTGAATTAAATTAAGAGAAGCAACTCAAGAATTAGAAATATCTGAGATATAACTCTTGCTAAGTTTCAATTCATGGGCAGTGAAGCGAATTCTGCCAAGGTCATGGATGAATCGATATCTCAATCTTTTAACTCTTTTCAATTCAAAAAGACACGGGTCTTGTTTGGCAAAAAGCTATTAGCTGATTATTTTTTGGTTAgcgattgtgtaaacttgtttggtaaaacttagctgattgctaatagctgttcgataaatgacaaataaaaacgtgataaaacatttatttgagatTAAAGAGTAATAATTAGGTGTAAAAATGTCGTTCAAAAGAGATGAagtaataagctaattgaaaaagatTCTAAAAtgaacttttttaaaattttctttttggatctaataagcattttcaaacatttttttttaccaaacaccACTGTTAAAGATTTGACTtgactcaaacctctaattttatcccaaaaaaactctttaccaaacaaAGCAACAATTAGAAAATTAAAACAAGCGTGAGACTTTCCATCTTGAAGCAGATCGAAAACATAAACAGAGAGCAACACAGATGAATATGTTTCTTAATACCCATGTTGTTAAAGAGACTCGTTTTAATCTAGTCAAACCCGAAGAGACGGTGTTTTATTCTGCTGAAAATCCATATGAGATAGAGAGAGGGACGTACCATGTTGCAGATTGAAATCGATGGTAATTGAATACAGATAATTGAAAAGAAGATGAGacaaacttcaaaaatga includes these proteins:
- the LOC136209959 gene encoding large ribosomal subunit protein bL28m; translation: MAFRGREIMNKVLKKVGEKNLAPGVKESLKKCIPDKKIIMGRANRGLYAGRHIQFGNRVSEDGGNKTRRNWKPNVQEKRLFSYILDRHIKIQVTTHALRCIDKVGGIDEYLLKTPYQKMNSETGLFWKAKIEKLYEEIGKRDVVFFLAEDEAKLEEGFKDLKLSEREARKEFRKQLNADRTKQKQTEEGRSWTSFTLSSTEDYPGKIVANY